In Carassius carassius chromosome 5, fCarCar2.1, whole genome shotgun sequence, one genomic interval encodes:
- the gja2 gene encoding gap junction protein, alpha 2 codes for MGDWSSLGKLLESAQEHSTVVGKVWLTVLFIFRILVLGAAAEKVWGDEQSGFTCDTKQPGCQNVCYDITFPISHIRFWVLQIIFVSTPTLIYLGHILHLVRMEKKPKHNEAGGTDKQALLSTKSGRGPIRDEQGKIRLQGVLLRTYVFNIIFKTLFEVGFIVAQYFLYGFELKPLYTCNRWPCPNTVNCYISRPTEKTIFIIFMLAVACVSLLLNLVEMYHLGFTKCHQGLRYRRSHSVCDTESKAPSEDAVVPFVPNYPYFPPHAPPPAPFPTEPHFNLSEPDGTFPQHGSRSAYKQNRENMAVERSGKPDAADVKINKTNSVPGSPNQQRRPSYSSRYSNNKTRMDDLKI; via the coding sequence ATGGGAGACTGGAGCTCGCTTGGGAAGCTTTTGGAAAGTGCCCAGGAACACTCCACGGTGGTGGGTAAAGTCTGGCTCACCGTACTCTTCATCTTCCGCATCTTGGTGCTCGGTGCTGCCGCAGAGAAGGTTTGGGGCGATGAGCAGTCCGGTTTCACCTGCGACACCAAACAACCTGGTTGCCAGAATGTATGCTACGATATAACCTTCCCGATCTCTCACATCCGATTCTGGGTGCTCCAGATCATCTTCGTCTCCACTCCGACACTGATCTACCTGGGCCACATCCTGCACCTGGTGCGCATGGAGAAGAAACCAAAACACAACGAGGCAGGTGGGACGGACAAACAGGCacttttgagcaccaaatctggAAGAGGTCCCATACGTGACGAACAGGGGAAGATCCGTCTGCAGGGAGTCTTGTTACGCACGTATGTCTTCAACATCATCTTTAAAACACTGTTTGAGGTGGGCTTCATTGTGGCACAGTACTTCCTGTACGGATTCGAACTCAAGCCACTGTATACCTGCAACAGATGGCCCTGTCCCAACACCGTCAACTGCTACATCTCACGACCTACAGAAAAAACCATCTTCATCATATTTATGCTGGCGGTGGCCTGTGTTTCTCTGCTGCTCAACCTGGTGGAGATGTACCACCTGGGTTTCACCAAATGCCACCAGGGTCTTCGATACAGGCGCTCTCATTCTGTCTGTGACACTGAATCTAAAGCACCTAGTGAGGATGCGGTGGTTCCGTTTGTGCCAAACTACCCATATTTTCCACCTCACGCACCGCCTCCAGCTCCTTTTCCCACAGAGCCACACTTCAACCTCTCAGAACCCGATGGAACCTTCCCGCAACACGGCAGCCGCTCCGCTTATAAGCAGAACCGCGAGAACATGGCTGTAGAGCGCAGCGGGAAACCGGATGCTGCAGATGTCAAAATCAACAAAACTAATTCTGTCCCCGGATCACCAAACCAGCAGCGCAGGCCCAGCTATTCAAGTCGATACAGCAACAACAAGACCAGGATGGATGACCTCAAAATCTGA
- the gjb1a gene encoding connexin 27.5 isoform X2 has translation MNWASFYAVISGVNRHSTGIGRIWLSVLFIFRILVLVVAAESVWGDEKAHFICNTQQPGCNSVCYDHFFPISHIRLWALQLIMVSTPALLVTMHIAHRRHIDKKLYRQAGRTSPKDLEQIKNQKMKITGALWWTYMISLLFRVLFESAFMYLFYMIYPGYKMFRLVKCDSYPCPNIVDCFVSRPTEKTVFTIFMLAVSGICILLNIAEIVFLVARATSRHLNNSKDSPVGAWISQKLCSF, from the coding sequence ATGAACTGGGCGTCTTTTTATGCCGTGATCAGCGGCGTGAACCGGCATTCTACCGGCATTGGGCGGATTTGGCTGTCTGTCCTCTTCATTTTCCGGATCCTGGTTCTGGTGGTGGCGGCGGAGAGCGTGTGGGGCGATGAGAAAGCACACTTCATCTGCAACACCCAGCAGCCCGGCTGCAACAGTGTCTGCTATGACCATTTCTTCCCCATCTCTCACATCCGACTGTGGGCGCTGCAGCTCATCATGGTCTCTACCCCCGCCCTGCTGGTTACCATGCACATTGCACATCGTCGGCATATCGACAAGAAGTTGTATCGGCAAGCTGGCCGCACCAGTCCAAAAGACTTAGAGCAGATAAAAAACCAAAAGATGAAGATTACTGGCGCCCTTTGGTGGACATATATGATCAGTCTGCTGTTCCGTGTGTTATTCGAATCTGCCTTTATGTATCTGTTCTACATGATTTACCCAGGATACAAGATGTTCCGGCTGGTAAAGTGTGACTCGTACCCGTGCCCAAACATAGTCGACTGCTTTGTGTCCCGACCAACAGAGAAAACAGTGTTCACTATATTCATGCTTGCTGTGTCCGGCATCTGCATCCTGCTCAACATCGCAGAAATCGTCTTTCTTGTGGCAAGGGCAACAAGTCGTCATCTCAATAACTCCAAGGATTCCCCAGTGGGGGCCTGGATCTCTCAGAAACTGTGCTCCTTTTAG
- the gjb1a gene encoding connexin 27.5 isoform X1 gives MPLTPPAESDLEPKMNWASFYAVISGVNRHSTGIGRIWLSVLFIFRILVLVVAAESVWGDEKAHFICNTQQPGCNSVCYDHFFPISHIRLWALQLIMVSTPALLVTMHIAHRRHIDKKLYRQAGRTSPKDLEQIKNQKMKITGALWWTYMISLLFRVLFESAFMYLFYMIYPGYKMFRLVKCDSYPCPNIVDCFVSRPTEKTVFTIFMLAVSGICILLNIAEIVFLVARATSRHLNNSKDSPVGAWISQKLCSF, from the coding sequence ATCTGGAACCAAAAATGAACTGGGCGTCTTTTTATGCCGTGATCAGCGGCGTGAACCGGCATTCTACCGGCATTGGGCGGATTTGGCTGTCTGTCCTCTTCATTTTCCGGATCCTGGTTCTGGTGGTGGCGGCGGAGAGCGTGTGGGGCGATGAGAAAGCACACTTCATCTGCAACACCCAGCAGCCCGGCTGCAACAGTGTCTGCTATGACCATTTCTTCCCCATCTCTCACATCCGACTGTGGGCGCTGCAGCTCATCATGGTCTCTACCCCCGCCCTGCTGGTTACCATGCACATTGCACATCGTCGGCATATCGACAAGAAGTTGTATCGGCAAGCTGGCCGCACCAGTCCAAAAGACTTAGAGCAGATAAAAAACCAAAAGATGAAGATTACTGGCGCCCTTTGGTGGACATATATGATCAGTCTGCTGTTCCGTGTGTTATTCGAATCTGCCTTTATGTATCTGTTCTACATGATTTACCCAGGATACAAGATGTTCCGGCTGGTAAAGTGTGACTCGTACCCGTGCCCAAACATAGTCGACTGCTTTGTGTCCCGACCAACAGAGAAAACAGTGTTCACTATATTCATGCTTGCTGTGTCCGGCATCTGCATCCTGCTCAACATCGCAGAAATCGTCTTTCTTGTGGCAAGGGCAACAAGTCGTCATCTCAATAACTCCAAGGATTCCCCAGTGGGGGCCTGGATCTCTCAGAAACTGTGCTCCTTTTAG